In Mytilus edulis chromosome 3, xbMytEdul2.2, whole genome shotgun sequence, the genomic window TTATGTATGACAAgtgaaaataaaatgtatatatatacagatgATAAGATGTTAGAGATAATCTATGGCCTGAGCTAATCTCCTATGGCCTGACATTGcctgtagagtaaaactttggttggcctgcttactttgtttgtataaaacGTTTACCCAAGCTTTGTAATTATTcaaacaatatattatatataggcatagttaacctgtatatatatactatattcaAATTTGATTGGGCGTTATTCCAATTACatttgtacaatataaaaataaagcaaGCAAGGTAACAAAATTCTAGCTATACATTCATTAGGAAATTACctctaaacataaaatattttcaatatatcttgAAAATTATGGTCTGATTTCTCTTTTAAAAAGAGAAGTTGTGTATTTGCAAAAGGTAGAAATtcttataaaacaattcaaaagaaatcATTTAATTATGTACACAATCTAGACAGCAATGAATAATATATATTCCAAAACAGTAATGAATACAAATAAGGACATCTTGATTCTTATTTTaaacttcaattaaaaaaaatataaaaataatccaaacccaaaataaacaatttgtattGGTCAAAAGAAAAAGAGCTAATAACACCTTCCCttatacactttaaaaaaaagatgaatgaAATTCCATTTCAAGTAGGTTAAATAAACCTATTATGGAATGAAAATTTAACCATTGACCAAATATTTTAGTTaagaaaatagtttttgataatTATTCACCTTATGTAATGGTATGACATATCTTTTTGAGAATGCCTCACTGAATTGCGTAATGGGCCTTATGTTGCTAGAACTGAAGAAGAGGGCTttatgtcaataagacagcaatccAGCAATACAAACAACCAAAAACATTTTGTAGAGATCAACAAAGAGATTACAACCATAATCAAGGGTCTACACAAAATGTCCATCTCTCAATcttaaaagtaaagaaaaaaaataacaaagatttctGATCAACACCTTATTctctaaataacaaaaaaaaataaaaattgatatacGTTTATACAAGTAAGACACTCACTGAAGAGGTTCCTGACAAAGCACTTATATATCATGTTTCAATGGTGAATTTAACATACATTCATTTATTTGGACAAACTAGTAATGTGTTGAGTGTTGAGTGGAAATGACGTCTCTGCATTCAACATTTACAGCTGAAGACAACAGTCATTTAATTGTTGTTTCTCATGTTTGTCAACAAAACATTTGCACCAAGGCTTTAAAGTTAAGCTAGAGTTTCTAGCTGTACATGTGTATGGCAATAATTAGAATACTTGTATCTGCCATCTACACTGAATCCTTGGTCTTTATTTTTGTTGCTATTATCTGTCCATAACCACCCCGACCTTCGTCAAAATCTGTCCTGTATTCATCTCGAACCTGAAGTGTAAAGTTACATATATACAACAGTTTGGAATTAATTTTCCTAACCACTTTTGAATGGTACAGCCCCACACCTTCCTTTATCAACATAACTTACCAACACTATTTCTCATTAATAGAATGTGTCGTTAACATGAAAGCACTCCTTATAACATGAATTCATATATTGAATGTAACTATTTCTCATTTATGAAGTGCATATATATAAGGGTTGGTTTTTCAAACAGTTAAATGTGTAATATAAAACTACGTGGTTCAAATGACCAAAGTAAATCAAACAAAAGAGCTTCAAAGATGTATTACAAGCTTTAGATGTATATAATATCAAAGTTTAAGGGAAAGAATCACTTCCACATAAAGATTCATctagtatatatttttctttgcagtcttcattataaaaaaaaaaactaacaaaaaactaaaatcaaaccattttatctaaattattgtataataacttttttaataagttctcagaattcatttttttataaataaaaacctcACAGAATTCCCAAGCAACAATCGACAAATTACACCATCATGACCATAGAACGATTCCCACAAAGTTAATCTTTGCTTTAACAAGAACaagaatattttgttataaagATAAAAGTACAGCACCTTTGAGACAATCAGGTATGACTTTTCAATGTTTCAATACCGATCAAGTATACTTTACAGTGAAATTATCTATTCTAACTTGTTCTAGTTTGCGACTTATTTGATAAGTCTATGatggaaaaacatttttatactgTTCCACACAGTCTTTGAAGGTGTAGTGCTAGACATGTAGATATTTAAATCTACTGATGACACTCTACATTTTGTACAATGTCAATAaacatatctatataaatttataaaattaataattatcTATAACAAACCTGTCCACCACTTTTACCACGTCCATACTGTCTGCCCTCTTTAAACCCTGCATCCCAATCTGTTCTCACAATTCTGTCATCTAATCGTGTTCCATTTATATATCTGATGGCATGCTCTGAATCTTCCCTGGTATAATATCTTTTATAGTTAAGGAAACAGATTATCAATACAAACCATAAGAactattttgctgaaaatgttaaatttatcaaCAGCTTTAGGCTGACAAAATTCACTATGGGCAGCTACATGTACAAGAGACAAACTTAACTACATTGTATGGGACAGCTACAAGTACAAGAGATAACCTTCACTATGGACAGTTACATGAGATAAATTTGACTATGGGCAGCTACAAGAGATGAACTTTACTATAGGCAGCTACAAGAAATTCTACAAACCGTTTTTAGTCATTTTCATGAGTTCTAAATTTTTAGCATCTTTTTTTTAAGATCTTAAACACATGGTTCACATATACAACCATGATCGTGATAACCCTAAGAATTAGTAAATAAACCAAAAGAGAACTGacctacggtgacctatagttgttaatgtctgtgttattttggtcttttgtggatagttgtgtcattggcaatcataccacatcttcttttttatatttaaaggtgaTGTGAAACTACTCAATAACAGTCATATCTACTATAAAAGGTGCTAAAAACAGAAATAGAAAACTGCCATTTCTAATCTTTAATTGTCTATGTCAAAAGTAAGTTTACTTAACATACACAAAGGTATATTTGTTTCTCAAATAAATGTAATAACGCATTACACAATTAAAACCAAAGTTTCAGCACTCTATCCTTAACAGGGCTAAAACCCTAGCAGAATAAAAACAGTAATTTTCGTAAAGCACACATACTTGGCATACAATATTGTACAGTTGTACTATATAACTATAAAATTTGAGTCCtgtgtatatatatttgatataatttgtaaaGGATACTCTACAAAACAAAATCCACATGGTGTCTTTCTGACTTTATCAAGCCCCATGATAATTCTTTTGATGTCTCCACATTTTGAGAAGAGTTCATGGATCTGTTCTTCTGTTGTATAAAAAGACAGGTTACCAACATATAAAGTTGTGCTCAGCAATAAGAGGTGTTCTTGGTCTGTTCTGTTTCCCTAAAATTCATGcgaattttttttaatcaaaattattatacatgtcatgcatgttgtAGGTTTTCAACCTCAGTATGCATGTAACTAcaatgtaaaaaacaaatatatgtcaaAATATAATCTTGTTAAATTTTTTACCAATATAAAGCAGGGTTGAAGACTTTTCTAGATTGGGGAAGATTCACATTAAAGGGTATTATATTCCCAAAACAGCATTCCTTTTTCAGAGAGAAAAACATAAACTTTGGATTTTGGATCTACTGGCCTGGCCTGGTGAAAACATTCAGGTATAATTGTCAACATTTTGCCAAATGACTGAATTATCATCTACGTCATCTAGTTAAAGTAATTGCTGTGAAACATTAGATTTATGGAGTTCATTATCTGAGTATTAAGTTGTCATTCGAACCATGATCTCATAGGGAAACATGTTGccatttatatgtttatgttcGCCATGAGTACTGCTTTAGCTCAGTCAGTTAAAGACAAAAaagctgccttgtaacacagaggtccccTTTTTAAATACTGGAGGAAACAAGATGCTATTGTAAAAGAATCACGCTCTCCCTGTTAAATTGGGCACCCAACAATAAAAACCCAGTCAGAAGAATTACCTAGCTAGGGACGCACTGATGATATCACCATTATAGTAAAATGACTCTTGACATGCTTGGAGTGGGGGAAATGTGATGGCAATGCAGCCCTTAGTATACTTATTTTCACAAGCGATTTATTTTTCCGACTAGAAAAATAACGTTATTATTAATTGGCGCCATATGTAAAACTTgggatctttccttattaaactttATAAAGTACATCAAGTAAATTAGAAAACCGTAAAATTAAATACCCACTAAGTGGACTAAAACGGTAAAACGCGAGAaaagtatccacgaaaataagttgGATTACAGTATGTACATGTAGTAGAAAcatgaagttaaatggttgctcccaaATTACCTATGTAAACAAGATTCAAAACCTTTAAGAAGGGTGCATACATTACATGAAAGGGGGTGAACGAGAATTGGAGCAAACATAATTTTGCTCAAACGGACCCAGATTCCCCAGATACAGCAAGAAATGAAAGTACGTTGCAGTATATGATATTTGCTGACGAAGCCACAGActttgtttctgtcaatgtggggtttactatcaACACCCGTACGAAACCTCACATTGTCATTGACAGAATCAAGTGCCTGTGGGTAAAGTAGGAAGATCAATCACATATTTCTATCAGTTGGAAGTTAACCATGAAACTTTTATGTATGGATAGTTGACCTTCTCATTAATAAAACTTAGAAACTAGTCTAGTGTCTGAGCACATTGTCAATGTTTAGGTATATTTTATACATCTTTGTCATCTAATTTTATACAACAAATTATAAAGATTAGAAGAACAAGGACATGTgtcaattttcatatttgatcaaTTTCTACCTTAAAATGTTGGTCTCTGTAAGAACTAAGTCCAACTGCTTGTGAGTATTTTCTTTTTAAGGACGTTAAAACTGTCCCTGACATGTTTAACACCGGCGAATagcgtttttttttaaaccggaagtactgttttatttgtaattttaaagaaaatccgGATTGAGACAGTACTCACAGGACTTGTTTGAAGCTTCCAAAAAACGACACTGGTCAATATTTTCTGATCACATCATGATAATGGATAGGCATTAATATTTCCAGTGTATGATTTCATACATAATTAAGAAAAAGGTGTGTACAAATGCGTATAAGCTCATTTAAATTAGTAATCCTTATTACGGAGAATGCTGGACAATTCGGCCCTTGGAACAAGTCGGACCGAATATTAAAGTCAACTCGGACCCCCTACAGCTTTCAACAAAATATTCATGGTACGGACGGAGGAACTTTCAAACTGACTGACGGATTGGCGGACGGACAGACAAACTGACTGACGGATTGGCGGACGGACAGACAAACTGACCAGTTGACAGATTGGCGGACGGACAGACAAACTGACCAGTTGACAGATTGGCGGACGGACAGACAAACTGACTGACGGATTggcggacagacagacaaactgACTGACAGATCGGGGGACGGACAGACAAACTGACTGACGGATTggcagatggacagacagaggtaaaacagtaaaaaatttttgtattttttgagTATCTGACATTTtcttggaaaaaaagtttgtttccagtttttggagaaaaaaataatttgtttttatccctgagaaaaaaaaaatgtttgtttcacgaaaaaaaaagtttgtccggggaaaaaatccatagcccccccccccccccccccccccgagaatcaaatggttgctgcctaagttaGATAATTTAATCTCTTTTTGTAGAAATTATATACTGGAAAAACATGTACTGACCagaccatagaaaaaaatataactcaTCTTACTGTTTAGATAGGCAtcttgcatacatgtatattaaatattcaatgtatcatacatgtataatattcaaTCTTTCAATATAATTGAATGAAGCCAAACTCTTCAGAACCCTTTTAATAGCCAAACAAGTTGATCAAACCCCCAATAAAGATATCTATAAGGAGATAATACCTGC contains:
- the LOC139517600 gene encoding nuclear cap-binding protein subunit 2-like, whose amino-acid sequence is MSGTVLTSLKRKYSQAVGLSSYRDQHFKGNRTDQEHLLLLSTTLYVGNLSFYTTEEQIHELFSKCGDIKRIIMGLDKVRKTPCGFCFVEYYTREDSEHAIRYINGTRLDDRIVRTDWDAGFKEGRQYGRGKSGGQVRDEYRTDFDEGRGGYGQIIATKIKTKDSV